A genomic stretch from Chloroflexota bacterium includes:
- a CDS encoding pyridoxamine 5'-phosphate oxidase family protein, with product MTNFPKEDRNRVVRVPERGQYDKDVIYPIIDEALICHVAFAVDGQPYVIPTLHARDGDSLLLHGATTSRLIKHAAAGNPLCVAVTHVDAIVLARSVFHHSISYRSAVLFGRGQLVEGDEAKNRALELFTERLIPGRWYDAREPNTQELKATSVVRVPIDLASAKMRSGPPGDDEEDLELPHWAGVIPVRTVYAEPVDAPNLKSGTSVPDYLRAFLKTRNG from the coding sequence GTGACGAACTTCCCCAAAGAAGACCGCAACCGGGTGGTACGCGTGCCGGAGCGCGGCCAGTACGACAAAGACGTCATCTATCCAATCATCGACGAGGCGCTCATCTGCCATGTCGCATTTGCGGTTGACGGCCAGCCGTACGTGATCCCGACATTGCACGCCCGCGACGGCGATAGCCTGCTGCTGCATGGCGCGACCACCAGCCGACTGATCAAACATGCTGCGGCCGGCAACCCGCTATGCGTAGCGGTCACGCATGTCGATGCGATTGTGCTGGCGCGTTCGGTATTCCATCATTCAATCAGCTATCGCTCGGCGGTGCTGTTTGGGCGCGGCCAATTGGTCGAGGGCGACGAGGCGAAGAATCGCGCGCTGGAGCTGTTCACCGAGCGGCTCATCCCCGGCCGCTGGTACGATGCGCGCGAGCCGAACACGCAGGAGTTGAAGGCGACCAGTGTCGTGCGCGTGCCGATCGATCTGGCGTCGGCGAAGATGCGCAGCGGCCCGCCGGGCGACGATGAGGAAGACCTGGAACTGCCGCACTGGGCCGGCGTAATTCCGGTGCGCACGGTGTACGCGGAGCCGGTTGACGCGCCGAACCTGAAGTCCGGCACGTCGGTGCCGGACTACCTGCGCGCGTTTCTGAAGACGCGCAACGGCTAA
- a CDS encoding SDR family NAD(P)-dependent oxidoreductase, translating into MKQFHGRVAVITGAASGIGRGLAEQCAAEGMRIVLADIEEAALAQVAAELRAEGAQTITVQCDVAKPDDTEMLAQRAYDLFGAVHLLFNNAGVGGGSTIWESTPADWEWVMGVNLYGVVNSLRAFVPRLLAQPDESHIVNTASIYGLINGPGSGIYKASKFAAVAVSETLYHELAQRTTKVRVSVLCPGFVATRIQDADRNRPPALQNAAPRRAPTAQESAWSQMTGRRIGLGQTPRAHAEAVFEAIRADRFYILPHPEWLPALRARMERMLDEALPANLLDSLPPE; encoded by the coding sequence ATGAAGCAGTTTCACGGCAGGGTGGCGGTCATCACCGGCGCGGCCAGCGGCATCGGCCGGGGCCTGGCGGAGCAGTGCGCCGCCGAAGGCATGCGCATCGTGCTGGCGGACATAGAGGAAGCGGCGCTGGCGCAAGTCGCCGCCGAGTTGCGTGCGGAGGGCGCGCAGACGATCACCGTCCAGTGCGACGTGGCGAAACCGGATGATACAGAGATGCTGGCGCAGCGGGCCTACGATCTGTTTGGCGCGGTTCACCTGCTGTTCAACAACGCCGGAGTCGGCGGCGGCTCGACCATCTGGGAGAGCACGCCGGCCGACTGGGAATGGGTGATGGGCGTCAACTTGTACGGCGTGGTGAACAGCCTGCGCGCTTTCGTGCCGCGACTACTGGCGCAGCCCGACGAGTCGCACATCGTCAACACCGCCTCGATCTACGGCCTGATCAACGGCCCGGGTTCCGGCATCTACAAGGCATCCAAGTTCGCCGCCGTCGCCGTATCCGAGACGCTGTATCACGAACTGGCGCAGCGCACAACCAAGGTGCGTGTGTCGGTCTTGTGCCCCGGCTTCGTCGCCACGCGCATACAGGATGCCGACCGCAATCGCCCGCCCGCGCTGCAGAATGCCGCGCCGCGCCGCGCGCCGACGGCGCAGGAGTCGGCCTGGTCGCAAATGACGGGGCGGCGCATCGGCCTCGGCCAGACACCGCGCGCGCATGCCGAAGCGGTGTTCGAGGCGATCCGCGCCGACCGCTTCTACATCCTGCCGCATCCGGAATGGCTGCCGGCGCTGCGCGCGCGCATGGAGCGCATGCTCGACGAGGCGCTGCCGGCCAACCTGCTGGACAGCCTGCCGCCGGAATAA
- a CDS encoding GAF domain-containing protein — translation MDSTASETSPPVPGPDAEARPFAAYDALPARMAVLDGDGRILYANDAWRAFGMLFSDPPHNAGPGADYVDACQSADVLSEVAAREFLAGWRAVRFDRQALFETPYAHSIGGQTVWFLMQVARLNRLDQNLYLVSHARLSTDADARWIDHAGALLDRMPAGLIITSPDFRITHWNRAAERLFGYAAAEAHGRTPYELIMFPEARPRMQRVLSRVQAGGLTVASVEACTAKDGRTLRCEWRITTICDAQGRIQGIFNVVIDVGQRDDMAEHERQAAARRMALAEVGDALAHATLDIDRVLPLVARRTAEMLDATCLLIIFGEHAQDDEIVAMHSVEPSTLKCGIDLTGASLSLADDSLGYQLRSGKPIFMPVVSSAMLKGATPASVHALLDRVDFRSIVGASMRARGDTVGGLLAIRADSVTPFHQADVDLLQGIADRAALAAVTARQHRALELRLHERDAMVQISNALAGTLDLERVLQMIVDYARQLIPHARTGTIHLSNAEGTQLRAAARSADTNRAMTAPVLQPGEGIAGHAFATNQLINAGNANADPRFVRDRAGGVPFALMAAPISSGAGPLGTISISSKMPNAFSPDDERLLARLGGQAALAITNARLYQSEREQRTLAEAMLEIATTINSTLDFDEVIRHVLDSVGRVVPYELAAFFPLENGWLRVQEYRVRANYTLPAASAALRVPVDRWHSMSEAMRTGRPHVVSDTTTDPHWLIAPGVEWTRSNVTVPVTGRSGVIGFLSLSSASPGAYGALHAQRAQMLGDVAAIALANAQMAGDMAQRARQFESLSTIAGELMGAPDLNDLLLTIARSAMELIHAQTCNVHLYDEATDTLELTTGIGSPFPFGSRLRVGEGITGMAARLRHTLRADRYNASPYYDARFASAELAAVMRIPMLYGGRLVGLIAISEYGDSTRTYTDDDERLMMLLAAQAAGAVTNARATRDLQRALEQEQRTRAQLVQADKMSVMGRMVASVAHELSNPLQAILTAQSLAAMDIPPGGPGREYVDIAQNESRRLVELVSRLRTLYRPAAAIRLPIDVAALLDEVEQLLRAHLRDQHVTWHSADAGTALHVVGIADQLRQVFINICLNATDAMQPQGGALTIDSRVSADGQLAGVMFADSGHGIKANDLPHIFEPFFTTKESGMGLGLAICDDIAQKHGGHIDVRSAPGEGATFTVWLPLAAGSADGETVPVG, via the coding sequence TTGGATTCAACCGCCTCAGAGACGTCACCGCCTGTTCCTGGACCCGACGCGGAAGCACGCCCATTCGCGGCGTACGATGCGCTGCCCGCGCGCATGGCCGTGCTGGACGGCGACGGGCGCATCCTGTATGCGAACGATGCATGGCGCGCGTTCGGCATGCTGTTCAGCGACCCGCCGCACAACGCCGGCCCGGGCGCCGACTATGTCGACGCGTGCCAGTCGGCGGACGTGTTGAGCGAGGTGGCCGCGCGCGAATTCCTCGCCGGCTGGCGCGCCGTGCGCTTCGATCGCCAGGCACTGTTCGAGACGCCCTATGCGCACTCGATCGGCGGCCAGACGGTCTGGTTTCTCATGCAAGTCGCGCGCCTGAACCGTCTCGACCAGAACCTGTACCTGGTGTCGCATGCACGGCTGAGCACGGATGCCGATGCGCGCTGGATCGATCACGCCGGCGCGCTCCTCGACCGCATGCCGGCCGGGCTGATCATCACCAGCCCGGATTTCCGCATCACGCACTGGAACCGAGCCGCCGAGCGGCTGTTCGGTTACGCAGCCGCCGAAGCGCACGGGCGCACCCCGTACGAGCTGATCATGTTCCCGGAGGCGCGCCCGCGCATGCAGCGCGTGCTGTCGCGTGTGCAGGCCGGCGGCTTGACCGTCGCCAGCGTCGAGGCCTGCACGGCCAAAGACGGGCGCACGCTGCGCTGCGAATGGCGCATCACGACCATCTGCGACGCACAGGGCCGCATCCAGGGCATCTTCAACGTGGTGATCGATGTCGGCCAGCGCGACGACATGGCGGAGCATGAGCGGCAAGCCGCCGCGCGGCGCATGGCGCTGGCCGAGGTGGGCGATGCCCTGGCGCACGCCACGCTCGACATCGACCGGGTGCTGCCGCTGGTCGCGCGCCGCACGGCGGAGATGCTCGACGCCACCTGCCTGCTCATCATCTTTGGCGAGCACGCGCAGGACGACGAGATTGTCGCGATGCACAGTGTTGAGCCATCCACACTCAAATGCGGCATCGACCTGACCGGCGCTTCGCTGTCGCTGGCCGACGACTCGCTGGGTTACCAGCTTCGAAGCGGGAAGCCGATTTTCATGCCGGTGGTCAGTTCGGCCATGCTGAAAGGCGCGACGCCGGCTTCGGTGCACGCCCTGCTCGACCGGGTAGACTTCCGGAGCATCGTCGGCGCGTCAATGCGCGCGCGCGGCGATACGGTCGGCGGCTTGCTGGCCATACGCGCCGATTCGGTCACGCCGTTCCACCAGGCGGACGTCGACCTGCTGCAGGGCATCGCCGACCGGGCGGCGCTGGCCGCCGTGACGGCCCGCCAGCACCGTGCGCTGGAACTGCGCCTGCACGAGCGCGACGCCATGGTGCAGATCAGCAACGCGCTGGCCGGCACACTCGATCTCGAGCGCGTGCTCCAGATGATCGTCGATTACGCGCGGCAACTGATACCGCACGCCCGCACCGGCACGATCCATCTCTCCAACGCCGAGGGCACGCAACTGCGGGCGGCCGCCCGGTCGGCGGACACGAACCGCGCGATGACTGCGCCGGTGCTGCAGCCGGGCGAGGGAATCGCCGGGCACGCGTTTGCGACCAACCAACTCATCAACGCCGGAAACGCGAACGCGGACCCGCGCTTCGTGAGAGACCGCGCCGGCGGCGTCCCGTTCGCGTTGATGGCGGCGCCGATCAGCAGCGGCGCCGGGCCGCTCGGCACCATCAGCATCAGCAGCAAAATGCCGAACGCATTCAGCCCCGACGACGAGCGCTTGCTGGCCCGCCTGGGTGGGCAGGCGGCGCTGGCGATCACCAATGCGCGGCTATACCAGTCCGAGCGCGAGCAGCGCACGCTGGCCGAGGCGATGCTGGAAATTGCCACGACCATCAACAGCACGCTCGACTTCGATGAAGTCATCCGCCACGTGCTGGACAGCGTCGGGCGGGTGGTGCCCTACGAACTGGCCGCATTCTTTCCGCTTGAAAATGGCTGGCTGCGCGTCCAGGAATATCGCGTGCGGGCGAACTACACACTGCCGGCCGCCAGCGCGGCGCTGCGCGTACCGGTGGATCGGTGGCACAGCATGTCTGAAGCCATGCGCACCGGCCGCCCACACGTAGTCAGCGATACGACGACCGATCCGCACTGGTTGATCGCGCCCGGTGTGGAATGGACCCGCTCCAATGTCACCGTACCGGTGACCGGTCGCAGCGGCGTGATCGGCTTCTTGTCGCTGTCGAGCGCCAGCCCCGGCGCATACGGCGCGCTGCACGCGCAGCGCGCGCAGATGCTGGGCGACGTGGCGGCGATCGCGCTCGCCAATGCGCAGATGGCCGGCGACATGGCGCAGCGCGCCCGCCAGTTTGAATCGTTGAGCACTATCGCCGGCGAGTTGATGGGCGCTCCGGACCTGAATGACTTGCTTCTGACCATTGCGCGCAGCGCGATGGAATTGATCCATGCGCAGACGTGCAACGTGCACCTGTATGACGAGGCGACGGACACGCTGGAACTGACGACCGGCATCGGCTCGCCCTTCCCGTTCGGCTCGCGCCTGCGCGTGGGCGAGGGCATCACCGGCATGGCCGCCCGACTGCGCCATACCCTGCGCGCCGACCGCTACAACGCATCGCCCTACTACGACGCGCGCTTCGCGTCCGCCGAACTCGCGGCGGTTATGCGCATTCCGATGCTGTACGGCGGCCGGCTGGTCGGCCTCATCGCCATCAGCGAATACGGCGACAGCACCCGGACCTACACCGACGACGATGAGCGCTTGATGATGCTGCTGGCCGCGCAGGCCGCCGGCGCCGTCACCAACGCGCGCGCCACCCGCGACCTGCAGCGCGCGCTGGAACAGGAGCAGCGCACCCGCGCCCAACTGGTGCAGGCGGACAAGATGTCGGTGATGGGGCGCATGGTGGCTTCCGTGGCCCACGAGCTCAGCAACCCGCTGCAGGCGATCCTGACCGCGCAGTCGCTGGCGGCCATGGATATTCCGCCGGGCGGCCCCGGCCGCGAGTATGTCGACATCGCGCAGAACGAGTCGCGCCGCCTGGTGGAGCTGGTCAGTCGCCTGCGCACGCTCTACCGGCCGGCGGCCGCCATCAGGCTGCCGATCGATGTGGCGGCGTTGCTGGACGAGGTGGAGCAACTGCTGCGCGCGCACCTGCGCGACCAGCACGTGACGTGGCACTCGGCAGACGCCGGCACAGCGCTGCACGTGGTCGGCATCGCCGACCAGCTGCGCCAGGTTTTCATCAATATCTGCCTCAATGCGACCGATGCGATGCAGCCGCAGGGCGGCGCGCTCACGATCGACAGCCGCGTTTCGGCGGACGGGCAGTTGGCCGGGGTCATGTTCGCCGATAGCGGCCACGGCATAAAGGCTAACGACCTGCCGCACATCTTCGAGCCGTTTTTTACGACCAAGGAGTCGGGCATGGGACTCGGCCTGGCCATCTGCGACGATATCGCGCAGAAACACGGCGGGCACATCGACGTGCGCAGCGCGCCGGGTGAAGGCGCCACGTTCACGGTGTGGCTGCCGCTGGCCGCCGGCAGCGCGGACGGCGAGACGGTACCGGTTGGATAA